In Methylomonas sp. MK1, the following are encoded in one genomic region:
- a CDS encoding DUF4400 domain-containing protein: MTRNLLFSLMLWLLEVILVASFVSDRWTRELQRAEDQMMIGYFGADKESQISKTAKRWFDRLFVTTGIRESVFRYFIPTERERQMSKGFEDVGRNDVFPFIESRLNVLWDTIFQMIKRLTTACIWLPYLAAALLPFVVDGLVRRKISQTNFDYPSPMAHRYSLYLILGALYLLLVSLTLPFPIPPQSVPVGVFVVAYAVNVLLANTQKRV; encoded by the coding sequence ATGACGCGCAATTTGTTGTTCAGTCTGATGCTTTGGTTACTGGAAGTGATACTGGTGGCCAGTTTTGTGTCTGATCGGTGGACGCGCGAACTGCAGCGCGCCGAAGATCAAATGATGATCGGCTATTTTGGCGCCGATAAAGAATCACAGATCAGCAAAACTGCAAAACGCTGGTTTGATCGCTTGTTCGTCACCACCGGCATCCGAGAAAGCGTGTTTCGTTATTTCATCCCGACCGAGCGCGAACGGCAGATGTCCAAAGGCTTTGAGGATGTTGGGCGCAACGATGTGTTTCCCTTCATCGAAAGCCGGCTCAACGTGCTGTGGGACACGATTTTTCAAATGATCAAGCGCCTGACCACCGCCTGCATCTGGTTGCCGTACCTGGCAGCCGCCTTGCTGCCGTTTGTCGTCGACGGACTGGTGCGGCGCAAAATCAGCCAGACCAACTTTGATTACCCCAGCCCCATGGCGCATCGCTACAGCCTCTACCTGATTTTGGGCGCACTGTATCTGCTGCTGGTCAGTTTGACCTTACCGTTTCCGATTCCGCCGCAATCCGTCCCGGTAGGCGTCTTTGTCGTCGCCTACGCAGTCAACGTGCTGTTGGCCAATACGCAAAAGCGGGTTTAG
- a CDS encoding IS5 family transposase produces the protein MEQYQQLSFADVEYANKGKLTRWEKFLNQLEELLPWSVMRAVIEPYYASGKGCGRKPFALNAMLHVHVAQIVYNYSDPSMEDALYEIESLRRFCSIRLEAVPDESTILQFRHLLEQHSLTEQIFQAINQSLSERGLFLKAGTIVDASLIAAPTSTKNQSQSRDPEMHASKKGNQWFFGSKFHIGVYHKTGLVHTLKVTAGNVSDVAEAGNLLHGEEQFVHGDAGYQGLDQRPVMPTENPPACVIAMRPGKLTKLTQDESAEAKILREAARELASRRAKVEHVFRDIKIRFGYAKNRYRGLAKNAARLTFLTAIANVLRGDAYERRCLIAS, from the coding sequence ATGGAACAGTATCAACAGCTCAGTTTTGCCGATGTGGAATACGCCAATAAAGGCAAACTCACACGGTGGGAAAAGTTTCTGAACCAACTCGAAGAACTTCTGCCGTGGTCGGTCATGCGAGCGGTGATTGAGCCGTATTATGCATCCGGCAAAGGGTGCGGCCGCAAGCCGTTTGCCTTGAATGCCATGCTGCATGTGCACGTAGCGCAGATTGTCTACAACTACTCCGATCCCAGCATGGAAGACGCGCTGTACGAGATTGAGTCGCTGCGGCGTTTTTGCAGTATCCGCCTGGAGGCGGTGCCCGACGAGAGCACGATTTTGCAGTTTCGGCATTTGCTGGAGCAGCACAGTTTGACCGAGCAAATCTTCCAAGCCATCAACCAATCGCTGAGTGAACGCGGGCTATTTTTAAAAGCCGGCACCATCGTCGATGCCAGCCTGATTGCCGCGCCGACCTCGACCAAAAACCAAAGCCAGTCACGTGACCCGGAAATGCATGCCAGCAAGAAAGGCAATCAATGGTTTTTCGGCAGCAAATTTCACATCGGCGTCTACCATAAAACCGGCTTGGTGCATACGCTCAAAGTCACGGCCGGGAACGTGAGCGACGTGGCTGAAGCCGGCAATTTGCTGCACGGTGAAGAGCAATTCGTGCACGGTGACGCCGGCTATCAAGGCTTGGACCAACGTCCCGTGATGCCGACCGAAAATCCACCCGCGTGCGTTATTGCGATGCGTCCAGGCAAGCTGACCAAGTTGACCCAAGACGAGAGCGCAGAGGCCAAAATACTGCGTGAAGCCGCCAGAGAACTGGCAAGCCGCCGAGCCAAGGTCGAACACGTGTTTCGGGATATTAAAATCCGCTTTGGTTATGCCAAGAATCGCTATCGCGGTTTAGCCAAAAACGCCGCCCGATTAACCTTTCTGACCGCAATCGCTAATGTGCTTCGCGGTGATGCGTATGAGCGTCGATGCCTCATTGCGTCTTAA